Proteins encoded within one genomic window of Halocatena marina:
- the nadE gene encoding NAD(+) synthase: MQLLVRSRPTEYVWKIPIRRSSRPPQILESIQIQQAAKRSTTIATMTTKIRITESTNRGKLTAIEDPESILHERITFIQNTVETADATGVVVNLSGNVDSTVTAKLAVEALGNESVDGLIFSANTSCKEDIADAQAVASELNIDVQTIDIQPVLTSFVQTTATDEMRFTPSDPLLSPRSRTVVVNPIETKSNHHKAMENVAARIQMMFAYFEANTSSRLVLGNSTRTELLTGHFTKFGNGGVDLFPLGDLYKTEVLDLARSLDVPQKIVEKEPTVEIWKDQTDASEHGASYETIDAILQQLVDDQQSVEQAADTLSVDSELVAACAELYTTTAHKRTFPPTPAEHSSEKKS, from the coding sequence ATGCAACTTCTCGTCCGAAGCCGACCAACCGAGTACGTCTGGAAAATCCCCATTCGAAGAAGCTCTCGACCACCACAGATACTCGAATCCATTCAGATTCAGCAAGCAGCAAAACGCAGTACAACAATAGCAACCATGACAACTAAAATCCGAATCACTGAGTCGACGAACCGTGGGAAGCTGACGGCGATTGAAGATCCCGAATCGATCCTCCACGAACGAATAACGTTCATACAAAACACCGTGGAAACAGCGGACGCCACTGGTGTCGTTGTGAACTTGAGCGGCAATGTTGATTCGACGGTGACAGCGAAGCTCGCCGTCGAGGCACTCGGGAACGAGTCCGTTGATGGACTCATCTTCTCGGCCAATACGAGCTGCAAAGAGGATATTGCCGATGCACAGGCTGTTGCATCGGAGCTCAATATCGATGTACAGACGATTGATATCCAGCCAGTGCTCACGTCGTTCGTACAGACCACCGCGACTGATGAAATGCGATTTACTCCCTCAGATCCGTTGTTGAGCCCTCGTTCACGAACGGTGGTCGTGAATCCAATCGAAACAAAGTCGAACCATCACAAGGCCATGGAAAACGTCGCAGCTCGGATCCAAATGATGTTCGCGTATTTCGAGGCGAACACCTCATCACGACTCGTTCTCGGCAATAGTACGCGTACAGAATTGCTGACTGGCCACTTCACGAAATTCGGCAACGGTGGTGTAGATCTCTTCCCACTTGGTGATCTCTACAAAACGGAAGTACTTGATCTCGCTCGTTCGCTCGACGTCCCACAGAAGATTGTCGAAAAAGAGCCGACTGTCGAAATTTGGAAGGATCAAACCGACGCATCCGAACACGGTGCCTCATACGAGACCATCGATGCGATATTACAACAGCTCGTTGACGACCAGCAGAGTGTTGAGCAAGCAGCCGATACGCTCAGTGTCGATTCGGAACTGGTCGCTGCATGCGCCGAACTGTACACCACAACCGCCCACAAACGGACGTTTCCGCCAACGCCCGCCGAGCACTCGTCTGAGAAAAAGAGCTAA
- a CDS encoding YbaK/EbsC family protein — translation MHHRTKTFVEQAEKRYDFVPEPTEFPDGTKTAADAANAIGCNTSQIASSIVVTADSDPVVVITSGANRVDTDTVAEIVGGTRVVMADADTVKKATGWSIGGVPPICHKKSLTVLLDETLLEHDTVWAAAGTPSAVFPVSPERLRELAAAAVADIAE, via the coding sequence ATGCATCACCGTACGAAGACGTTCGTCGAACAAGCCGAGAAACGTTACGACTTCGTTCCAGAGCCCACCGAGTTTCCTGACGGAACAAAGACAGCCGCGGATGCAGCCAACGCAATCGGATGTAACACTTCACAGATCGCCTCCAGCATCGTCGTCACTGCAGATAGCGACCCTGTCGTCGTCATCACCAGTGGCGCAAACCGCGTCGATACCGACACAGTGGCAGAGATTGTTGGCGGAACGCGCGTTGTGATGGCTGATGCAGACACTGTAAAGAAAGCAACCGGCTGGAGTATCGGTGGTGTCCCCCCGATATGTCACAAGAAGTCCCTGACCGTGTTACTGGACGAGACGCTCCTTGAGCACGATACAGTTTGGGCGGCTGCTGGTACGCCTTCAGCGGTGTTTCCCGTTTCCCCCGAACGCTTGCGCGAACTCGCAGCCGCCGCCGTCGCCGACATCGCCGAGTAA
- a CDS encoding HdeD family acid-resistance protein — protein MSATDNVTDRERSEDTIQGTWRLLLAVGIVIAILGLLAVFTPLFAGLTLSFFLGAYLVIGGIVHFVHAFSGREWTGFLIQLVLAVVFVVAGLSLLLNPFVGLVTLTVLLIAFFFVDGIVETVMGFRLRPQRGWLSIVVSGVLSLVIAALVWLAFPSSALWALGLLFGIGLLTSGISLATTAMGGRAEAQQSVTSSATEAR, from the coding sequence ATGAGTGCCACCGACAATGTCACAGACAGGGAGCGTTCAGAAGACACAATTCAAGGTACGTGGCGGCTTCTGTTGGCAGTTGGTATCGTAATAGCTATCCTCGGACTGCTGGCTGTCTTCACGCCACTATTCGCGGGACTTACTCTCTCGTTCTTCCTCGGAGCGTATCTCGTAATCGGCGGGATTGTACACTTCGTACACGCGTTTTCCGGGCGGGAGTGGACAGGGTTTCTCATACAACTAGTCTTGGCGGTCGTTTTTGTTGTGGCAGGTCTCTCCCTCCTCCTGAATCCATTCGTTGGGCTCGTCACCCTAACAGTTCTGTTGATTGCATTCTTCTTCGTAGATGGCATCGTCGAAACTGTGATGGGGTTCCGTCTCCGTCCACAGCGTGGATGGCTTTCGATTGTTGTTAGCGGGGTTCTATCGCTGGTAATCGCTGCCCTCGTCTGGTTAGCGTTCCCAAGCAGCGCTCTCTGGGCGCTCGGTCTCCTCTTCGGAATCGGTCTTCTCACCAGTGGAATCTCACTGGCTACGACCGCAATGGGTGGACGCGCCGAAGCACAGCAGAGTGTCACGTCATCGGCGACAGAAGCCCGTTGA
- a CDS encoding iron ABC transporter permease: MTESDPSTTGAPPRTQTEQDRFSWLLDPALLTLCFVSVAIVVLGGLLQVSFGAYTMPIGKAWQSVIDADVLFDIRWLFKFFFGEGLMRSVTGYQGELPNLTTGTLVVWNIRMPRVFVAIFVGMNLAVSGAIFQAVTRNELASPFILGVSSGAGLTILLSLVVFTSLSGLLPLVAALGGATAFFIVYVIAWKNGTSPVRLVLAGVIVSTVFQSLQTAMFFFATDLGVVQTAIAWTTGSLTGVGWEQVRMILPWTIISMILATLSSRQLNVLLLGEQTAKSLGMAVEKIRFALSGVAVLAAATSIAVAGIVSFVGLIVPHLVRNLVGSDYKKLIVGCLFAGPALMVGADVGARLGLMAVTGANNGQLPVGIVTGLVGGPYFLYLMRKQQQLGEI; the protein is encoded by the coding sequence ATGACTGAGAGCGATCCATCGACAACAGGAGCACCACCACGAACACAGACCGAGCAAGATCGGTTTTCGTGGCTTCTCGATCCGGCGCTGCTCACACTCTGTTTCGTCAGCGTCGCAATCGTCGTCCTTGGAGGGCTCCTTCAAGTGAGTTTTGGGGCGTATACAATGCCGATCGGCAAGGCATGGCAATCAGTCATTGACGCTGATGTGCTCTTTGACATACGATGGCTCTTCAAATTCTTCTTCGGGGAAGGATTGATGCGCTCGGTAACTGGTTATCAAGGAGAGCTACCAAATCTCACGACGGGAACGCTCGTCGTCTGGAATATTCGAATGCCCCGAGTATTCGTTGCAATCTTCGTTGGCATGAACCTCGCAGTCTCGGGCGCAATTTTTCAAGCAGTCACTCGAAATGAGCTTGCGAGTCCGTTCATCCTCGGTGTCTCTTCGGGAGCTGGACTGACGATTTTGCTGTCGCTCGTTGTTTTCACCAGTCTATCCGGACTACTCCCACTCGTCGCAGCACTGGGCGGCGCAACAGCATTCTTCATTGTCTACGTAATCGCATGGAAAAATGGAACGAGTCCAGTCCGGTTGGTTCTCGCTGGTGTGATCGTCAGCACGGTATTCCAGTCGCTTCAAACAGCGATGTTCTTCTTCGCAACCGATCTTGGTGTTGTCCAGACTGCGATCGCGTGGACAACTGGCTCTCTAACCGGCGTGGGGTGGGAGCAAGTCCGCATGATACTACCGTGGACGATAATCTCGATGATTCTTGCTACTCTCAGCTCCCGACAGCTGAACGTCCTCCTTCTCGGAGAGCAGACGGCAAAGTCGCTGGGAATGGCCGTCGAGAAGATTCGATTCGCCCTCTCAGGAGTAGCTGTACTCGCAGCCGCAACGAGCATCGCAGTTGCGGGCATTGTTAGCTTCGTTGGCCTGATCGTTCCACACCTCGTCCGGAACCTCGTCGGGAGTGACTACAAAAAGCTGATCGTTGGCTGCTTATTTGCGGGACCTGCCCTCATGGTCGGTGCCGACGTCGGTGCCCGTCTCGGACTGATGGCGGTGACTGGCGCGAACAACGGCCAGTTGCCGGTCGGAATCGTTACCGGACTCGTTGGAGGACCCTACTTCCTCTATCTTATGCGTAAACAGCAACAACTCGGCGAAATCTGA